A window from Salvia miltiorrhiza cultivar Shanhuang (shh) chromosome 2, IMPLAD_Smil_shh, whole genome shotgun sequence encodes these proteins:
- the LOC131011779 gene encoding uncharacterized protein LOC131011779 isoform X1 has protein sequence MLIKITRVCDSSLSGFNHESRTQKSKNFLQNSDHRNMVVAFNSKDKQGFQALRSHTRLQNYGKNTRKIIVHSVEPGASPPGPPSNILSWAVGVAVAIVIPFITYKWGPLIKSKVMGALQMAEDVAEAVEKVAEKVEKAAEDIVDDIPKDTKLREVVDFVEKIAERAADEAGAIDDFIDKLQEEEEEKAESPVNSLNDEVKKPPEDSKEEKPNAGN, from the exons ATGTTGATCAAGATCACACGAGTTTGCGATTCTTCTCTGAGTGGCTTCAATCATGAAAGCCGCACTCAGAAATCCAAAAATTTCTTACAAAATTCTGATCACAGAAACATGGTTGTTGCCTTCAACTCCAAAGATAAACAAGGTTTCCAAGCTCTAAGGAGCCATACAAGATTGCAAAACTATGGCAAAAATACAAG AAAAATTATTGTGCATAGCGTGGAACCAGGAGCTTCGCCGCCGGGGCCTCCTTCGAATATTTT AAGCTGGGCTGTGGGTGTGGCTGTAGCAATAGTGATACCTTTCATCACTTACAAATGGGGTCCATTAATCAAGA GCAAGGTTATGGGCGCTCTGCAGATGGCGGAAGACGTGGCAGAGGCGGTGGAGAAGGTGGCGGAGAAGGTGGAGAAGGCGGCGGAGGATATCGTCGACGATATTCCAAAGGATACGAAATTGAGGGAGGTTGTGGATTTTGTTGAAAAAATTGCTGAAAGAGCAGCTGATGAAGCTGGGGCAATTGATGATTTCATTGATAAG cttcaagaagaagaagaagaaaaggcagAATCCCCTGTTAATTCTCTCAATGATGAAGTTAAGAAGCCTCCAGAGGATTCAAAAGAGGAAAAACCAAATGctggaaattaa
- the LOC131011779 gene encoding uncharacterized protein LOC131011779 isoform X2 — protein MLIKITRVCDSSLSGFNHESRTQKSKNFLQNSDHRNMVVAFNSKDKQGFQALRSHTRLQNYGKNTRKIIVHSVEPGASPPGPPSNIFWAVGVAVAIVIPFITYKWGPLIKSKVMGALQMAEDVAEAVEKVAEKVEKAAEDIVDDIPKDTKLREVVDFVEKIAERAADEAGAIDDFIDKLQEEEEEKAESPVNSLNDEVKKPPEDSKEEKPNAGN, from the exons ATGTTGATCAAGATCACACGAGTTTGCGATTCTTCTCTGAGTGGCTTCAATCATGAAAGCCGCACTCAGAAATCCAAAAATTTCTTACAAAATTCTGATCACAGAAACATGGTTGTTGCCTTCAACTCCAAAGATAAACAAGGTTTCCAAGCTCTAAGGAGCCATACAAGATTGCAAAACTATGGCAAAAATACAAG AAAAATTATTGTGCATAGCGTGGAACCAGGAGCTTCGCCGCCGGGGCCTCCTTCGAATATTTT CTGGGCTGTGGGTGTGGCTGTAGCAATAGTGATACCTTTCATCACTTACAAATGGGGTCCATTAATCAAGA GCAAGGTTATGGGCGCTCTGCAGATGGCGGAAGACGTGGCAGAGGCGGTGGAGAAGGTGGCGGAGAAGGTGGAGAAGGCGGCGGAGGATATCGTCGACGATATTCCAAAGGATACGAAATTGAGGGAGGTTGTGGATTTTGTTGAAAAAATTGCTGAAAGAGCAGCTGATGAAGCTGGGGCAATTGATGATTTCATTGATAAG cttcaagaagaagaagaagaaaaggcagAATCCCCTGTTAATTCTCTCAATGATGAAGTTAAGAAGCCTCCAGAGGATTCAAAAGAGGAAAAACCAAATGctggaaattaa
- the LOC131011779 gene encoding uncharacterized protein LOC131011779 isoform X3, with translation MAKIQEKLLCIAWNQELRRRGLLRIFCKVMGALQMAEDVAEAVEKVAEKVEKAAEDIVDDIPKDTKLREVVDFVEKIAERAADEAGAIDDFIDKLQEEEEEKAESPVNSLNDEVKKPPEDSKEEKPNAGN, from the exons ATGGCAAAAATACAAG AAAAATTATTGTGCATAGCGTGGAACCAGGAGCTTCGCCGCCGGGGCCTCCTTCGAATATTTT GCAAGGTTATGGGCGCTCTGCAGATGGCGGAAGACGTGGCAGAGGCGGTGGAGAAGGTGGCGGAGAAGGTGGAGAAGGCGGCGGAGGATATCGTCGACGATATTCCAAAGGATACGAAATTGAGGGAGGTTGTGGATTTTGTTGAAAAAATTGCTGAAAGAGCAGCTGATGAAGCTGGGGCAATTGATGATTTCATTGATAAG cttcaagaagaagaagaagaaaaggcagAATCCCCTGTTAATTCTCTCAATGATGAAGTTAAGAAGCCTCCAGAGGATTCAAAAGAGGAAAAACCAAATGctggaaattaa